Proteins co-encoded in one Syntrophobacterales bacterium genomic window:
- a CDS encoding ABC transporter substrate-binding protein, with protein MKKKSIWGVFFGLLTVFMALAVSAVAAEKVYINGIDANFPPFAYVDKAGNPDGFDVKALDWIAKEMKFKVKHQPMDWDGIIPSLKAKKIDIVASGMSITEERKKQVDFTNAYWKIKQVLVAKKDAAVTAEKALADGNKIGVQRGTTEAKWIDENMLKKGGKKFELVQYDSAPMAIEDVVNGRIIAAAMDDAPALDAVKKKPVKILGGFGMKDEEFGYAVRKEDKEFLKKLNDGLKKLMKSPYWAELKKTYLDK; from the coding sequence ATGAAGAAAAAATCGATTTGGGGAGTTTTTTTCGGGTTGTTGACGGTTTTCATGGCGCTTGCGGTTTCGGCTGTTGCCGCGGAAAAGGTCTATATCAACGGGATCGATGCCAATTTCCCGCCTTTTGCGTATGTTGACAAGGCCGGCAATCCGGATGGCTTCGACGTCAAGGCGCTGGACTGGATTGCCAAGGAGATGAAATTCAAGGTCAAGCATCAGCCGATGGATTGGGACGGCATTATCCCCAGCCTGAAGGCAAAAAAGATCGACATCGTTGCCTCCGGGATGAGCATTACCGAGGAGCGCAAAAAACAGGTTGATTTTACGAATGCCTACTGGAAGATCAAACAGGTGCTCGTTGCGAAGAAGGATGCCGCGGTAACCGCCGAGAAGGCCCTTGCCGACGGCAACAAGATCGGCGTGCAGCGCGGCACCACCGAGGCCAAGTGGATCGACGAGAATATGCTCAAAAAGGGCGGCAAGAAGTTCGAACTCGTCCAGTATGATTCAGCGCCGATGGCAATCGAGGATGTGGTGAACGGACGGATTATTGCAGCCGCGATGGATGACGCCCCGGCGCTCGATGCGGTCAAAAAGAAGCCCGTCAAGATTCTGGGCGGTTTCGGGATGAAGGATGAGGAGTTCGGCTACGCAGTGCGCAAGGAGGACAAGGAGTTTCTGAAAAAGCTCAACGATGGTCTGAAGAAACTCATGAAGTCGCCCTACTGGGCTGAGCTGAAAAAGACTTACCTTGACAAGTAA
- a CDS encoding amino acid ABC transporter ATP-binding protein: protein MTSPILRIENLSKRYGQREVLRGVSLEVDKGDLKILIGPSGAGKSTFLHCINFLVKPDQGRVWLDEREIHPERKRELYAYRQKVGMIFQDFNLFDHLSAFENVRIGLVRVKGIGKVEAGARARLELERVGLKEHMQKYPAQLSGGQKQRVSIARALAMDPEVMLLDEPTSALDPELIGEVHAVIRDLGTNGMTMIMATHQIGFASSLASEIIFMEDGLIVERGTPDKIFNNAEHSRTREFCSKITDLYGERG, encoded by the coding sequence ATGACGTCTCCTATTTTGCGGATTGAAAATCTCTCGAAAAGATATGGGCAGCGGGAAGTGCTGAGGGGCGTGTCCCTGGAAGTGGACAAAGGCGATTTAAAAATTCTCATCGGCCCCTCCGGCGCGGGGAAGAGCACCTTTCTGCACTGCATCAATTTTTTGGTGAAGCCGGATCAGGGGCGCGTCTGGTTAGACGAGCGGGAAATCCATCCCGAGCGCAAGCGCGAGCTGTACGCCTATCGCCAGAAGGTGGGGATGATTTTTCAGGATTTCAACCTGTTCGATCACCTAAGTGCCTTCGAAAATGTCCGGATCGGTCTTGTCAGGGTCAAGGGGATCGGCAAGGTGGAGGCGGGGGCGCGCGCAAGGCTGGAGCTCGAGCGAGTCGGCCTGAAAGAGCACATGCAGAAATACCCTGCCCAGTTGTCGGGGGGTCAGAAACAGCGGGTCTCGATCGCCCGGGCGCTGGCCATGGATCCGGAGGTGATGCTTTTGGACGAGCCCACCTCGGCCCTCGATCCGGAATTGATCGGCGAGGTGCATGCGGTCATCCGCGATTTGGGAACGAACGGGATGACGATGATCATGGCAACTCACCAGATTGGCTTTGCCAGTTCGCTGGCAAGCGAGATCATCTTTATGGAGGACGGCCTTATCGTCGAACGGGGAACGCCCGACAAGATCTTCAACAACGCCGAACATTCGCGAACCCGCGAATTCTGCTCGAAAATTACCGATCTTTACGGGGAACGCGGATGA
- a CDS encoding efflux RND transporter permease subunit gives MWLADTSVKRPVFATMFIMALVVLGVVSYPEIGVDLFPKVDFPIVTISTHLNGASPEVIDVDITDKIEGAVNTINGVKSITSRSTEGGSRITVEFVLERDIDLAVQDVREKVALIRNKLPDDIEEPRIAKVDPDATAVMWLNLAGQKSVRDISTYVDEVLKEKLQRINGVGDIQLWGLRLRQVRVWLDAQRLKAYGLTAGDIASALKRQNVELPAGRIESLTKEYTVKIKGEFPNVAAFNELVVAYDKGAPIRLRDVGRAEDGMEEQRSIVRFNGEPAVAMGIQKQSGTNTVAVVNAVRKEIENIRATLPPGMTLNIAIDQSNFIRRSIDEVKKHLVLGSLFAILAVFIFLRNVRTTLISAVALPISIISTFALLRAFDFTFNNMTMLALTLSVGLLIDDAIIVIENIYRHVEEGMAPREAATFATSEIGLAVMATTFAIVAIFLPVAFMKGMIGRFFIQFALTVVFSVLISLLVSFTLTPMLASIFLKRVDIHKGAAAASRPAITSRFSALFENGYKKVETGYRHVLSFSLNHRGLMLIGALVLFVGSIYMTRFLGKEFTPPEDQGQFIVRLEAPIDYSVAKADELFRPAEQIVRGMPEVRAVYYVQGIGGTVYRALMMVSLKPKSERAKTQMDLKKEIRQRLRQFPGLKASAEDFSMIGGGQRQVPIQYSIRGNDIEALRDYTRQISSTLAKKQGFVDIDTSLEMGKPELKVTIDRDKAADLGVDVATIAEAINLLVSGEAEVTKFKDDSRGKRYDLRIRLNPEDRRNPDDLGLLYVRSKSGNLVELRNLIRIHEGGGPSVINRVDRQRAITLFASLEDKPLGAAMTDLNEIAAGILPPDYIPKYSGQADTMAESFGFLTFAIMLGVGMAYMVLAAQFESFVHPFTVLLAMPLSFIGAFGALLLTGQTLSIFSFIGLILLMGLVKKNAILLVDYANILRERGYSKREAILHAGPVRLRPILMTTFAMVFGMIPVAFGVGEGAETRAPMGIAVIGGLLTSLFLTLVVVPAAYDLFDDFQNFFTRNKKVKSGIVKKDVIYKMTQKGEKP, from the coding sequence ATGTGGCTCGCTGACACCTCCGTCAAAAGACCGGTTTTTGCCACCATGTTCATCATGGCCTTGGTGGTATTGGGCGTGGTCAGTTATCCGGAAATCGGCGTCGATCTCTTTCCGAAGGTCGATTTCCCGATCGTGACCATTTCCACCCACCTCAATGGAGCAAGTCCCGAGGTGATTGACGTTGACATCACCGACAAGATCGAAGGGGCGGTAAATACGATTAACGGGGTAAAATCGATCACGTCGAGAAGCACCGAAGGAGGTTCGCGCATCACAGTGGAGTTCGTCCTGGAGCGGGACATCGATCTGGCCGTGCAGGATGTCCGGGAAAAGGTCGCGCTGATCCGCAACAAGCTCCCCGACGACATCGAAGAACCACGGATCGCGAAGGTAGATCCCGACGCAACGGCGGTAATGTGGCTGAATCTGGCCGGGCAGAAATCGGTCAGGGATATATCCACCTACGTCGATGAGGTGCTCAAGGAAAAACTCCAGCGGATAAACGGCGTCGGCGACATCCAGCTCTGGGGATTGCGGCTCCGGCAGGTGCGGGTCTGGCTCGACGCGCAAAGGCTCAAGGCCTACGGACTGACAGCCGGCGATATAGCTTCCGCCCTCAAAAGGCAGAACGTCGAACTGCCGGCCGGCCGGATCGAGAGCCTGACTAAGGAGTACACGGTCAAAATCAAAGGGGAATTCCCCAACGTCGCCGCTTTCAACGAGCTGGTCGTTGCCTATGACAAGGGCGCCCCGATCCGCCTGCGCGACGTCGGCCGGGCGGAAGACGGGATGGAGGAACAACGCTCCATAGTCCGCTTCAACGGCGAACCGGCGGTGGCAATGGGGATTCAGAAACAGTCGGGAACGAACACCGTCGCCGTCGTCAACGCGGTCAGGAAGGAAATTGAGAATATCCGCGCCACGCTGCCGCCGGGGATGACCCTCAACATCGCGATCGACCAGTCCAACTTCATTCGCCGCTCGATCGACGAGGTCAAAAAACACCTTGTTCTGGGAAGCCTGTTTGCCATTCTCGCCGTCTTCATCTTTCTGCGGAACGTCCGGACGACGCTGATCAGCGCCGTGGCGCTCCCGATCTCGATCATCTCCACCTTTGCGCTTTTGCGCGCCTTCGATTTCACCTTCAACAACATGACGATGCTTGCCCTCACCCTCTCCGTAGGCCTTTTGATCGACGACGCGATCATCGTCATCGAAAACATCTACCGGCATGTCGAAGAGGGAATGGCCCCGCGCGAGGCGGCGACATTTGCCACCTCGGAGATCGGCCTGGCCGTCATGGCGACTACCTTCGCGATCGTCGCGATCTTTCTGCCGGTCGCATTCATGAAGGGGATGATCGGCCGCTTTTTCATCCAGTTCGCGCTTACGGTCGTCTTTTCGGTGCTTATCTCGCTCTTGGTTTCCTTTACGCTGACGCCGATGCTTGCCTCTATCTTTCTCAAACGCGTTGATATTCATAAAGGCGCCGCTGCTGCTTCCCGCCCTGCCATAACCAGCCGCTTTTCCGCGCTCTTCGAAAACGGCTATAAGAAAGTGGAAACCGGCTACCGCCATGTCCTGAGCTTTTCGTTGAATCATCGAGGGCTAATGCTGATCGGAGCGCTTGTCCTTTTTGTCGGCAGCATTTACATGACCCGCTTCCTCGGCAAGGAGTTCACCCCTCCGGAAGATCAGGGGCAGTTCATCGTCCGTCTCGAGGCGCCGATCGACTACTCGGTCGCCAAGGCGGATGAACTATTCCGTCCGGCGGAGCAGATCGTCCGGGGAATGCCGGAGGTACGGGCGGTTTATTACGTTCAGGGAATCGGGGGGACGGTGTATCGGGCGCTGATGATGGTCTCGCTGAAGCCGAAAAGCGAGCGCGCCAAAACTCAAATGGATCTGAAAAAGGAAATTCGTCAAAGATTACGCCAATTCCCCGGCCTTAAAGCCTCGGCCGAGGATTTTTCGATGATCGGCGGCGGGCAGCGGCAGGTGCCGATCCAGTACAGCATCCGGGGAAACGATATCGAGGCGCTTCGGGATTATACCCGGCAGATTTCCTCGACATTGGCAAAAAAACAGGGATTCGTCGATATTGACACCTCGCTCGAAATGGGAAAACCGGAGCTGAAGGTGACAATCGACCGCGACAAGGCTGCCGATCTCGGCGTTGACGTGGCGACTATTGCCGAAGCGATCAACCTGCTCGTCAGCGGCGAGGCGGAGGTTACCAAGTTCAAGGACGACAGCCGGGGCAAGCGCTACGACCTGCGCATCCGCCTCAATCCCGAAGACAGGCGCAATCCCGACGACCTCGGTCTGCTTTACGTGCGCTCAAAGAGCGGGAACCTCGTTGAGCTGCGCAACCTGATCCGGATTCACGAGGGAGGCGGGCCCAGCGTCATCAACCGGGTTGACCGGCAGCGGGCAATCACCCTCTTCGCCAGTCTGGAAGACAAACCGCTGGGCGCGGCCATGACCGATTTGAACGAAATCGCCGCGGGCATCCTGCCCCCCGACTACATCCCCAAATACAGCGGGCAAGCAGATACAATGGCGGAATCTTTCGGCTTTCTAACGTTCGCGATCATGCTTGGGGTGGGCATGGCCTACATGGTGCTGGCCGCCCAGTTCGAAAGTTTTGTCCATCCGTTCACGGTGCTGCTGGCTATGCCCCTTTCCTTTATCGGGGCCTTCGGCGCGCTGCTTTTAACCGGGCAGACTCTGAGCATTTTCAGTTTCATCGGCTTGATTCTGTTAATGGGGCTCGTCAAGAAAAACGCGATCCTCCTTGTCGATTACGCAAACATTTTACGAGAACGCGGCTATTCCAAACGCGAGGCAATCCTCCATGCCGGCCCGGTCCGGCTGAGGCCGATTCTGATGACAACCTTTGCGATGGTTTTCGGGATGATTCCGGTTGCCTTCGGGGTGGGGGAAGGGGCCGAGACAAGGGCGCCGATGGGGATCGCGGTGATCGGCGGCCTGCTGACATCCCTCTTTCTGACCTTGGTCGTGGTTCCTGCCGCCTACGACCTTTTTGACGACTTCCAGAATTTCTTCACGCGGAACAAAAAAGTGAAAAGCGGCATAGTAAAAAAGGACGTCATTTATAAAATGACGCAGAAAGGTGAAAAACCATGA
- a CDS encoding TolC family protein, giving the protein MRFMQAGILLLIMAAAPAPLFADSYTLEDLCRIALVSSEKLKLAEQNIALAEIGTEKARAYLYPRLTAAAGMTRYSERKFTNAGSVLQPESASTWGVRMDETLSLSGRELTALEISRQSLLKTRYDVEALRDDYLIGNVAAAYYDVLLAGRNLEIASVNLERLSRYRDAAEKRLRIGDVTKTALLRAESELSGAKSDQLRAQNTIELAIAVLASQVGIKPPFTLQPEPARKVEIPELDELQKQALVRRAEIKSLRMQKKMASSQISFAQGAFLPSLTVTGAYAGADQQPATNSLNRDSFYGGIALNFPLFDGGLRKADVSEARVRERQADLRIEDAKKEIAIEVKAAHLELTTQQGILRFLEDQLLFARENYHAVFRQFEVGLANSLDLLDANTLLVSAERKAAATAYSLQLASLRLKKAAGLPWALAAVVIPAPEK; this is encoded by the coding sequence ATGAGATTTATGCAGGCAGGAATCCTGCTGTTGATTATGGCGGCTGCGCCCGCCCCACTTTTTGCCGATTCTTATACCTTGGAGGATCTCTGCCGAATCGCCCTGGTCTCCTCGGAAAAGTTGAAGCTCGCCGAGCAGAACATCGCGCTTGCGGAAATCGGCACCGAAAAGGCCCGCGCCTACCTGTATCCACGCCTGACGGCTGCCGCCGGCATGACACGGTATTCCGAACGTAAATTTACCAACGCCGGCAGCGTCTTGCAGCCGGAGAGCGCCTCCACCTGGGGCGTCAGGATGGACGAAACCCTTTCGCTCAGCGGCCGCGAGTTGACGGCGCTCGAAATTTCCCGGCAATCGCTGCTCAAAACCCGTTATGATGTCGAGGCGCTGCGCGATGATTACCTGATAGGCAATGTCGCGGCGGCCTATTACGACGTCCTGCTGGCCGGGCGTAATCTCGAGATCGCATCTGTGAATCTGGAGCGGTTGAGCCGCTATCGGGATGCGGCCGAAAAACGGCTGCGCATCGGCGATGTGACCAAAACGGCGCTGCTGCGTGCCGAAAGCGAGCTTTCCGGGGCAAAATCCGATCAGCTCCGGGCTCAAAATACCATCGAGCTGGCGATCGCCGTCCTGGCCAGCCAGGTAGGAATTAAGCCCCCCTTCACGCTCCAGCCGGAACCTGCCCGAAAAGTTGAGATCCCGGAACTGGACGAACTCCAGAAGCAAGCTCTCGTTCGTCGGGCGGAAATTAAAAGCCTAAGGATGCAAAAAAAGATGGCAAGCAGCCAGATCAGCTTTGCCCAAGGGGCGTTTCTGCCCTCGCTGACCGTTACCGGAGCGTATGCTGGCGCCGATCAGCAACCGGCTACCAACAGCCTCAACCGGGATAGTTTTTATGGGGGAATCGCCCTGAATTTTCCGCTTTTCGACGGTGGCCTCAGGAAGGCAGACGTTTCCGAGGCGAGGGTGCGCGAACGCCAGGCAGATCTGCGAATAGAGGATGCAAAAAAGGAGATTGCCATTGAGGTGAAGGCTGCCCACCTGGAGCTGACGACGCAGCAGGGCATCCTGCGCTTTCTCGAAGACCAACTGCTTTTTGCCCGCGAAAATTATCATGCGGTTTTTCGACAGTTTGAAGTAGGGCTGGCCAATAGCCTTGACTTGCTGGATGCCAATACGCTGCTGGTTTCAGCGGAAAGGAAGGCGGCAGCGACAGCTTATAGTCTCCAACTGGCATCGCTTCGTCTCAAAAAAGCCGCCGGTCTGCCGTGGGCCCTGGCGGCAGTTGTCATCCCGGCACCGGAAAAGTGA
- a CDS encoding LemA family protein, with translation MTSGKKILLIAVIVIVLLVGAFYSFFKGTYNQFVTLDEGVKASWAQVENQLQRRYDLIPNLVETVKGYAKQEKDVLVEVTNARARVGGASNVPDKIKTNNELTGALSRLLVVVEKYPDLKSNVNFLRLQDELAGTENRIAVERKRYNEAVQTYNVLIRSFPANMVAGMFGFTKAAFFEAPAAAQAVPQVKFQ, from the coding sequence ATGACAAGTGGAAAGAAAATATTATTGATCGCCGTCATCGTGATCGTGTTGTTGGTCGGCGCCTTTTACTCCTTTTTCAAGGGCACGTACAACCAGTTCGTCACCCTTGACGAGGGGGTCAAGGCGTCCTGGGCGCAGGTGGAAAATCAGCTCCAGCGCCGATACGACCTGATCCCGAATCTGGTGGAAACGGTCAAGGGCTATGCGAAACAGGAAAAGGACGTGCTTGTCGAGGTGACCAACGCGCGCGCCCGGGTAGGCGGGGCGTCAAACGTTCCCGATAAAATAAAGACCAATAACGAGCTTACCGGCGCCTTGAGCAGGCTTTTGGTCGTTGTCGAAAAGTACCCGGATTTAAAGTCCAATGTAAATTTTCTGCGGCTCCAGGATGAGCTGGCCGGAACGGAAAACCGGATCGCCGTCGAGAGAAAGCGTTACAACGAAGCGGTACAAACCTACAACGTGCTGATCCGCAGCTTCCCCGCCAATATGGTGGCCGGGATGTTCGGCTTCACAAAGGCCGCCTTCTTTGAGGCGCCGGCGGCCGCCCAAGCCGTGCCACAGGTAAAATTTCAATAA
- a CDS encoding amino acid ABC transporter permease produces the protein MTEWLLYIQTEVLPALFRGFGVSLQLIVPSALFGLTIGIAAGVLRVYGSRPVRRAADVYAVLFRGIPLVIQLFIWYFGLPYFNIYLSPFVAAVLGFSLCSGAYNSEYVRGALLSIKRGQMLAAESLGFSKFRMIASIILPQAVRRALPGCGNEVIYLIKYSSLAYMVTCIELTGEGKIIASNSFRFTEVFLIVGIFYLLMTSVAGLILARVENHLQIPGFEQQRT, from the coding sequence ATGACCGAGTGGCTGCTTTATATCCAGACAGAGGTTCTGCCCGCCCTTTTCCGGGGCTTCGGAGTCAGCCTGCAGCTGATCGTCCCCTCGGCGCTCTTCGGCCTCACAATCGGAATAGCCGCCGGGGTTCTCAGGGTATACGGCAGTCGTCCCGTCCGCAGGGCGGCCGATGTCTATGCGGTGCTTTTTCGGGGGATTCCGCTTGTCATCCAGCTTTTCATCTGGTATTTCGGCCTGCCCTATTTCAACATCTATCTTAGCCCGTTTGTCGCCGCGGTTTTGGGATTTTCCCTCTGCAGCGGCGCCTACAATTCGGAATATGTACGGGGGGCGCTTTTGTCGATCAAGCGGGGGCAGATGCTGGCCGCCGAGTCGCTCGGGTTCAGCAAATTCCGGATGATTGCCTCGATCATCCTGCCGCAGGCGGTGCGCCGGGCCCTCCCCGGCTGCGGGAATGAGGTTATCTATCTGATAAAATATTCTTCTTTGGCCTACATGGTGACCTGCATCGAACTTACCGGCGAAGGGAAGATCATCGCCTCCAACTCCTTTCGGTTTACCGAGGTATTCCTGATTGTCGGGATCTTTTACCTGCTGATGACGTCGGTTGCGGGATTGATCCTTGCCCGGGTGGAAAATCATTTGCAGATCCCCGGCTTCGAACAGCAGCGGACGTGA
- a CDS encoding amino acid ABC transporter permease — protein MPESLLAISDALPYLLQGSLVTIAVVAGALSFGFLIGVPLAAGQVYGGAAIRRSVGVYVWFFRGIPLLVFLFLFYFGLCTALGINLSAFAVAIIVLGLISSAYQSQIIRGAIQALPEGQLKAARALGMSDFTAIGFIIIPQALRLSIPGFSNEYSILLKDSAVTYALGVAEIMARTHFVATRTYQHFPLYFAAGVIFMILTWLGVKGLRILEDKVRIPGYSNN, from the coding sequence ATGCCGGAAAGTCTGCTTGCCATTAGTGACGCCCTCCCCTATCTGCTGCAGGGCTCACTGGTAACCATCGCCGTGGTCGCCGGGGCACTGAGCTTTGGTTTTCTGATCGGTGTCCCGCTGGCGGCCGGACAGGTCTATGGCGGCGCGGCGATTCGCCGGAGCGTCGGAGTTTATGTCTGGTTTTTTCGCGGCATTCCGCTGCTTGTTTTTCTTTTTCTCTTTTACTTCGGGCTCTGCACGGCGCTGGGGATCAACCTCTCGGCCTTTGCCGTCGCGATCATTGTGCTGGGGCTCATCAGCTCTGCTTACCAGTCCCAGATAATTCGTGGGGCGATTCAGGCGCTGCCGGAGGGGCAATTGAAGGCGGCGCGGGCGCTGGGGATGAGCGATTTTACGGCGATTGGTTTCATTATCATTCCCCAGGCGCTGCGGCTTTCCATCCCCGGCTTTTCCAACGAATACTCCATTCTGCTGAAGGATTCGGCGGTTACCTACGCGCTCGGCGTGGCCGAGATCATGGCGCGCACGCATTTTGTGGCGACCAGAACCTATCAGCATTTCCCGCTCTATTTTGCGGCGGGGGTTATTTTCATGATCCTGACCTGGCTGGGGGTAAAGGGATTGCGGATTTTGGAAGACAAGGTAAGAATCCCCGGCTATTCAAATAATTGA
- a CDS encoding TPM domain-containing protein — protein MKNKYSFKIIVFLLFALAFLTFTSMAAAADAAFPKPAGAINDFAGVIPDAYKAPMENIAREIFQSTGTALVVATVPTIGEGDLNDYANRLYQSWGIGKKGEDKGALILLTVKERRVRIETGYGVEGILPDGLTGEILDQYAVPNFRAGDYGKGLYETLSIIATIVAKDAGVTIGAGGVNSPPQRQARPQRKISIFQLLLLIVAAGFLLGTKQGRAMLPWILLLLMTSGGGGRRGGGGGFGGGFGGFGGGMSGGGGSSRGF, from the coding sequence ATGAAAAATAAATACTCCTTCAAAATAATCGTCTTTCTGCTGTTTGCCCTGGCCTTCCTGACTTTCACGTCAATGGCTGCGGCAGCCGATGCCGCCTTTCCGAAACCAGCGGGGGCGATCAACGACTTCGCCGGCGTAATTCCGGACGCCTATAAAGCCCCAATGGAAAATATCGCCCGGGAAATTTTTCAAAGCACGGGAACGGCTCTGGTTGTCGCCACCGTACCCACAATCGGGGAGGGCGACCTGAACGACTATGCCAACCGCCTTTACCAGTCGTGGGGAATCGGGAAAAAAGGCGAGGACAAGGGGGCGCTGATCCTTCTGACCGTAAAGGAAAGGCGGGTTCGCATCGAAACAGGTTACGGGGTGGAGGGCATCCTGCCCGACGGCCTGACCGGCGAAATTCTCGATCAGTACGCCGTTCCCAATTTTCGCGCCGGCGATTACGGCAAGGGCCTTTATGAAACATTATCGATTATTGCCACGATCGTCGCCAAAGACGCCGGCGTAACCATCGGCGCCGGAGGCGTAAACAGCCCGCCCCAACGGCAGGCGAGACCGCAAAGAAAAATAAGCATTTTCCAATTATTATTGCTGATTGTCGCCGCGGGATTTCTCCTCGGGACAAAACAGGGCCGGGCCATGCTGCCCTGGATTCTGCTGTTGCTGATGACCAGCGGCGGCGGGGGAAGGCGCGGCGGCGGCGGCGGTTTCGGCGGCGGCTTCGGCGGGTTTGGCGGCGGGATGAGCGGCGGGGGCGGCTCGAGCCGCGGATTCTGA
- a CDS encoding efflux RND transporter periplasmic adaptor subunit, producing the protein MSKNRMFPDRHEALSPDIFSNRQTILMLIVFIIIGFIGCTKPPEKVRKQAAVNVRVQAAETRSLRPFVESIGSLAPRDQVTVSSELDGILASISVNEGDFVKKGQAIAEIRPTDYRLALEQAAAQLAQSETGLANARQEYERKEALYREELLTKQQFDDIAARVKLAEAEVARAHSGQNLAKERLARTRIFSPLAGTVKEKRATAGDYVRNGSFLASIVRTDLLKLIFSVSEKDVGSLKLGQDIVFITDSFPDHKFRGRLSAILPALDERTRTLQVEAQVANADGRLKPGLFTRITLYTGPAKERVVVPVTALIYDNSTTKLFVVEGDKAREKNVKTGRKYGEYMEIVAGLQDKEVVVIVGQNNLMEGAPVHVAR; encoded by the coding sequence ATGAGTAAAAACCGGATGTTCCCGGATCGACACGAGGCTCTGTCGCCAGATATCTTCAGCAATCGGCAGACCATCTTGATGCTAATCGTATTTATTATAATCGGCTTCATCGGCTGCACTAAACCGCCGGAAAAGGTTCGCAAACAGGCGGCGGTAAACGTGCGGGTGCAGGCAGCGGAGACACGCTCGCTCCGACCGTTCGTAGAATCAATAGGTTCGCTTGCACCCCGCGATCAAGTCACTGTCAGCTCCGAGTTGGACGGCATTCTCGCTTCAATTTCCGTTAATGAGGGCGACTTCGTCAAGAAGGGTCAGGCAATCGCCGAGATCCGGCCCACGGATTATCGGCTGGCGCTCGAACAGGCGGCTGCCCAGCTTGCCCAGAGTGAAACGGGCCTTGCCAACGCCAGGCAGGAGTATGAGCGCAAGGAGGCCCTCTACCGGGAGGAGCTTTTGACTAAGCAGCAATTTGACGATATAGCCGCGCGCGTCAAGCTGGCCGAGGCGGAGGTCGCCCGGGCCCACTCCGGACAAAACCTGGCAAAAGAACGGCTTGCCCGCACCAGAATCTTTTCCCCGCTTGCGGGAACCGTCAAGGAAAAAAGGGCAACGGCGGGCGATTACGTCCGCAATGGCTCCTTTTTGGCGTCAATCGTCCGGACCGATCTGCTGAAGCTGATCTTTTCCGTCTCCGAAAAGGATGTCGGAAGTCTAAAACTGGGACAGGATATTGTCTTCATTACTGATTCATTTCCCGATCACAAATTTCGCGGCCGGCTTTCCGCCATCCTGCCCGCCCTCGATGAGCGCACCCGCACCCTCCAGGTGGAGGCGCAGGTCGCCAATGCCGACGGACGTCTCAAGCCTGGCCTCTTTACGCGGATCACCCTTTATACCGGCCCCGCAAAGGAGCGGGTTGTCGTTCCTGTTACCGCCCTCATCTACGACAACTCCACAACAAAGCTTTTTGTCGTCGAGGGGGACAAGGCCAGGGAGAAAAACGTGAAAACAGGCCGCAAGTATGGCGAATACATGGAGATCGTCGCAGGCCTGCAGGATAAGGAGGTTGTCGTAATCGTGGGGCAGAACAATCTGATGGAAGGAGCGCCGGTTCATGTGGCTCGCTGA